From the genome of Muricauda sp. SCSIO 64092, one region includes:
- the aroQ gene encoding type II 3-dehydroquinate dehydratase → MKLMIINGPNLNLLGKREPEVYGNQNFEDYFLSLKSKYPSVEMDYFQSNIEGELIDKIQEVGFSYDGIILNAAAYTHTSVGIGDAIKAIVTPVIEVHISNTYSREEFRHTSFISPVAKGVILGFGLQSYDLAIQSFMD, encoded by the coding sequence ATGAAATTAATGATCATCAATGGGCCCAATTTAAACCTTTTAGGGAAACGGGAACCGGAAGTCTATGGAAATCAGAATTTTGAAGACTATTTTTTGTCCCTAAAGTCCAAATACCCGTCTGTTGAAATGGATTACTTTCAATCCAATATTGAAGGGGAATTGATAGACAAAATCCAAGAAGTGGGATTCTCCTATGATGGTATCATTTTAAACGCCGCGGCTTACACCCATACATCGGTCGGTATTGGGGATGCCATAAAAGCCATCGTAACTCCCGTAATAGAAGTTCATATTTCCAATACCTATTCAAGGGAGGAATTTCGGCATACATCCTTTATATCCCCGGTGGCAAAGGGTGTTATTTTGGGCTTTGGATTACAAAGCTATGATTTGGCCATTCAAAGCTTTATGGATTGA
- the lpdA gene encoding dihydrolipoyl dehydrogenase encodes MSHFDVIVLGSGPGGYVTAIRASQLGLKTAIVEKESLGGVCLNWGCIPTKALLKSAQVFEYLKHAEDYGLSAKKVEHDFDKVVQRSRNVADGMSKGVQFLMKKNKIEVLNGYGKVLPGKKVIVKGEHGDPAEFSADHIIIATGARSRELPSLPQDGKKVIGYREAMTLDKQPKKMIVVGSGAIGIEFAYFYNSMGTEVTVVEYMPTIVPIEDEDVSKQLERSFKKAGVKIKTSAEVTKVDTSGEGVKATVKTSKGEEVLEADIVLSAVGIKTNIENIGLEDVGIATDRDKILVNDYYQTNIPGYYAIGDVTQGPALAHVASAEGILCVEKIAGMHVEPLDYGNIPGCTYCMPEVASVGFTEKKAKEAGYDIKVGKFPFSASGKAKASGNADGFVKVIFDAKYGEWLGCHMIGAGVTDMIAEAVVGRKLETTGHEILKAVHPHPTMSEAVMEAVADAYDEVIHL; translated from the coding sequence ATGAGCCATTTTGATGTCATCGTTTTGGGTAGCGGCCCTGGAGGTTATGTTACCGCTATTAGAGCTTCGCAGTTAGGTCTTAAAACTGCGATAGTTGAAAAAGAAAGCTTAGGTGGTGTATGCCTAAACTGGGGATGTATTCCCACCAAGGCCTTGCTAAAATCGGCCCAGGTATTTGAATACCTAAAACATGCGGAAGATTATGGGCTAAGCGCAAAAAAAGTGGAACATGACTTTGACAAAGTGGTGCAACGTAGCCGAAATGTGGCCGATGGCATGAGCAAAGGCGTACAGTTCTTGATGAAAAAGAATAAGATCGAAGTCCTTAATGGTTATGGCAAGGTGCTACCCGGTAAAAAAGTCATTGTTAAGGGAGAACATGGGGACCCTGCGGAATTTAGTGCCGATCATATTATTATTGCCACGGGCGCAAGAAGCCGGGAATTGCCTTCCCTACCCCAGGATGGCAAAAAGGTGATTGGCTACCGTGAGGCCATGACCTTGGACAAACAACCCAAGAAGATGATTGTGGTGGGCAGTGGTGCCATTGGTATTGAGTTTGCGTATTTCTACAATTCCATGGGTACGGAAGTTACCGTTGTGGAATATATGCCAACCATTGTTCCGATTGAAGATGAGGACGTTTCCAAACAACTGGAACGGAGCTTTAAAAAAGCAGGCGTAAAAATCAAGACCTCAGCAGAAGTTACCAAGGTGGACACTTCCGGTGAAGGGGTAAAAGCAACCGTCAAGACATCCAAAGGGGAAGAAGTCTTGGAAGCGGATATTGTACTCTCCGCTGTTGGAATTAAAACCAATATTGAAAACATTGGCCTGGAAGACGTTGGAATAGCCACTGACCGCGACAAAATTTTGGTCAATGATTACTATCAGACCAATATTCCCGGATATTATGCCATTGGTGATGTCACCCAGGGACCGGCCTTGGCGCATGTTGCTTCTGCGGAAGGTATTCTCTGTGTTGAAAAAATAGCTGGAATGCATGTGGAACCCCTGGATTATGGAAACATCCCGGGCTGTACCTATTGTATGCCGGAAGTGGCTTCCGTTGGATTTACGGAAAAAAAGGCCAAGGAAGCCGGATACGATATAAAAGTTGGAAAATTCCCTTTTTCCGCAAGTGGTAAAGCCAAAGCAAGTGGTAATGCAGATGGTTTTGTCAAGGTTATTTTCGATGCCAAATATGGGGAATGGCTGGGATGCCATATGATCGGTGCTGGTGTCACCGATATGATTGCGGAAGCGGTGGTAGGCCGAAAATTGGAGACCACGGGACACGAAATACTGAAGGCGGTCCACCCCCATCCAACCATGAGTGAAGCGGTTATGGAGGCTGTCGCCGATGCGTATGACGAGGTAATCCATTTATAA
- a CDS encoding outer membrane beta-barrel protein — translation MKKLFIAFVFAIAITTSISAQEGLAVKAGLNNVTVDVDTGGFFDASDSELGFFIGGGYNFVASETFDIEPSLLFSFVDELTSLYIPIMAKYKISDAFNVQAGPQINYLLEDLPDGELGIDLAFGTGYQIDDNWFVEARYGIQISRGGDFGDLVDINTLTLGAGYRFN, via the coding sequence ATGAAAAAATTATTTATTGCATTTGTATTCGCTATTGCCATCACCACTTCAATAAGTGCTCAAGAAGGCCTTGCAGTTAAGGCCGGTTTGAACAACGTTACGGTTGATGTTGATACCGGCGGTTTTTTTGATGCCAGTGATAGTGAGCTTGGTTTCTTTATAGGTGGAGGATATAATTTTGTTGCCAGTGAAACTTTTGATATTGAGCCTTCGCTATTATTTAGTTTTGTTGATGAACTTACTTCACTTTATATCCCTATTATGGCCAAATATAAAATTTCTGATGCCTTTAATGTTCAGGCAGGCCCCCAAATCAATTATTTGTTGGAAGATCTTCCTGATGGGGAATTAGGAATTGACCTGGCTTTTGGTACCGGTTATCAAATAGACGACAATTGGTTCGTTGAAGCAAGGTATGGTATTCAAATAAGTAGGGGTGGGGATTTTGGAGATTTGGTTGATATCAACACCTTAACGCTTGGAGCGGGGTACCGTTTTAATTAG
- a CDS encoding NUDIX hydrolase, with the protein MEFSRFSKTIVKIKNLPLPGEASHFKMEPAVRKQFREESTIDVKKAKRAAVMALFYPKENNETHLLLMLRNTYPGVHSNQIGFPGGKVEDTDSDLLVTAKRETFEEVGILPEDIEMVKPLTEVYIPPSNFLVKPFLGLYSQVKPFKLDPMEVEALVEVKLVDFLDNDNLMQQYLTTSYAHKILVPAFKLNGYTVWGATAMMLSEIKDLLQKVV; encoded by the coding sequence ATGGAATTTTCCCGTTTTAGTAAAACGATTGTAAAAATAAAAAATCTACCCTTGCCTGGGGAAGCTTCCCATTTTAAGATGGAACCAGCGGTAAGAAAACAATTTAGGGAAGAAAGCACGATTGATGTAAAAAAAGCAAAACGTGCAGCGGTTATGGCCCTGTTTTATCCAAAGGAGAATAATGAGACACACCTACTGCTTATGTTACGGAATACCTATCCAGGAGTACATTCCAATCAAATTGGATTTCCGGGAGGTAAGGTTGAGGATACCGATTCCGACCTATTGGTAACGGCCAAAAGGGAAACCTTTGAAGAGGTGGGAATCCTTCCGGAAGATATAGAAATGGTGAAACCTTTGACCGAAGTTTATATTCCGCCAAGTAATTTTTTGGTCAAACCATTCCTGGGACTGTATTCCCAAGTAAAACCTTTTAAATTGGATCCTATGGAAGTAGAGGCATTGGTTGAGGTGAAATTGGTGGATTTTTTGGATAATGATAACCTAATGCAGCAGTATTTAACAACTTCCTACGCCCACAAGATTTTGGTACCGGCCTTTAAACTAAACGGTTACACTGTTTGGGGTGCCACGGCCATGATGTTAAGTGAAATAAAGGATTTACTGCAAAAAGTGGTTTAG
- a CDS encoding site-specific tyrosine recombinase, protein MTWKQALQDYQHYLKIERGLSSNSITNYALDIKKLMAFLEEHQINSGPLNIGNEEVQRFIYEAAKTINPRSQARLISGLKGLFNYLVFEDYRKDNPMDLMETPKIGRKLPETLSLEEINTLISGIDLSKPQGERNRAILETLYGCGLRVSELVNLKLSDLYFDEDIILVTGKGNKQRFVPISPINKKYIELYQKHIRIHQKIEPGYEDILFLNRRGKKLTRAMIFAIIKDLAKATGLKKNVGPHTFRHSFATHLLENGADLRAIQQMLGHESITTTEIYVHVNRTHLADALKAFHPRSRHQ, encoded by the coding sequence ATGACTTGGAAACAGGCCTTACAGGATTACCAACACTATTTAAAGATAGAAAGGGGATTGTCCAGCAATTCCATAACCAATTATGCCCTGGATATCAAAAAGTTGATGGCCTTTTTAGAGGAACATCAAATAAACTCCGGGCCCCTTAACATTGGGAATGAAGAAGTACAACGGTTCATTTATGAAGCGGCCAAAACCATAAATCCACGTTCCCAGGCAAGATTGATATCCGGACTAAAAGGGCTTTTTAACTATTTGGTCTTTGAAGACTATCGAAAGGATAATCCCATGGATTTAATGGAGACCCCTAAAATTGGCAGAAAACTTCCAGAAACCCTTTCTTTGGAGGAAATCAATACACTTATTTCGGGAATCGATTTGAGCAAACCCCAAGGGGAACGGAATAGGGCCATTTTGGAAACTTTATACGGCTGCGGGCTTAGGGTTTCTGAACTGGTCAACTTAAAATTGTCCGATCTTTATTTTGATGAAGATATTATTCTGGTAACCGGAAAGGGCAACAAACAACGTTTTGTCCCCATTAGTCCTATCAATAAAAAGTATATTGAACTGTATCAAAAACACATCCGTATCCATCAAAAGATCGAACCGGGTTATGAAGATATCCTTTTTTTAAACCGTCGGGGCAAAAAACTGACCAGGGCCATGATTTTCGCCATTATCAAGGATTTGGCAAAGGCAACGGGTTTGAAGAAAAATGTGGGCCCCCATACTTTTCGACATTCCTTTGCCACACATTTATTGGAAAACGGAGCAGATTTGCGCGCCATTCAGCAAATGTTGGGACATGAGAGCATTACCACCACGGAAATTTATGTCCATGTGAACAGAACACATTTGGCGGATGCGTTAAAAGCGTTTCATCCCCGTTCAAGACACCAATAA
- a CDS encoding lysophospholipid acyltransferase family protein: protein MDLFKKTPFGHNLFLKKWLIRIMGLITHSRYKGFNKLEIEGSDIIRSLPEKNVLFVSNHQTYFADVVAMFHVFNAALSGREDNIKNILYLWNPKLNIYYVAAKETMKKSMLAKILAYAGSISIERTWRADGKEVNRPVKFSDISNIGTALDDGWVITFPQGTTRPWKPLRKGTAHIIKKYKPIVVPVVIDGFRRSFDKKGLYIKKKGILQSMLIKQPLEIDYDNESIDQIIEKLEYAIEQHPSFLHVIPQEELAAYEADHQKRRYSYKGN from the coding sequence ATGGATCTTTTTAAGAAAACCCCTTTCGGACACAACCTTTTTTTAAAAAAGTGGTTAATACGTATTATGGGCCTAATAACCCATTCCAGGTACAAAGGGTTCAACAAGCTGGAAATCGAAGGCTCGGATATCATCAGGAGCCTCCCTGAAAAGAACGTACTTTTCGTTAGTAACCATCAAACTTATTTTGCTGATGTGGTGGCCATGTTCCATGTTTTTAATGCAGCTTTGAGCGGCAGGGAGGATAACATTAAAAACATTCTCTATCTCTGGAATCCCAAATTGAATATCTATTATGTGGCGGCAAAGGAGACCATGAAGAAGAGCATGTTGGCCAAAATATTGGCGTATGCCGGTTCCATAAGCATTGAACGTACATGGAGGGCAGATGGAAAGGAAGTAAACAGACCTGTAAAGTTCAGTGATATTTCAAATATTGGAACTGCACTGGATGATGGTTGGGTGATTACCTTTCCCCAGGGAACCACCAGACCATGGAAACCTTTACGAAAAGGTACTGCCCATATCATCAAAAAATACAAACCTATTGTGGTTCCTGTTGTAATTGATGGTTTTAGAAGGTCTTTTGATAAAAAAGGATTATACATTAAAAAGAAGGGAATTCTGCAATCCATGCTTATAAAGCAACCCCTGGAAATCGATTATGACAATGAGTCCATTGATCAGATTATTGAAAAGTTGGAATATGCCATTGAACAGCACCCTTCATTCCTTCATGTAATACCACAAGAGGAACTTGCGGCCTATGAAGCGGACCATCAAAAAAGGCGCTACAGCTATAAGGGAAACTAA
- a CDS encoding amidohydrolase codes for MRRIVSLHLVLLLSVFSMNAQKTKVDALKGLEDKAQAYGEIALQIWNWAEMGYQEEKSAALLQETLSDAGFTVTEGIAEIPTAFVAEYGKGSPVIAILGEYDALPGLSQQAVPEKKSAGGVAGHACGHHLFGTASAGAAIAVKDWLKVSGAKGTIRFYGCPAEEGGGAKVYMSREGVFDDVDVALHWHPSSQNAASAAAALANISAKFRFKGISAHAAGAPQMGRSALDGVEAMNIMVNMMREHIPQEARIHYVITDGGKAPNVVPDFAEVYYYARHNSRDVVRDIFNRIVKAGEGAALGTGTTMTFEIVNGVHELLPNLVLQKLVHSNLSSIGGITYTPEERAFAEKIALSLGQKELDEMVAMEVQPFKEVARAYGSTDVGDVSFVVPTVGFGAATWVPGTPAHSWQAVASGGMSIGKKGMMVASKTLTATAIDLFSDISLIEKAKAEFEERRGSDFVYEPLVGNRAPALDYRK; via the coding sequence ATGAGAAGGATAGTTTCTTTACACCTAGTACTACTGCTATCGGTTTTTTCAATGAACGCGCAGAAAACCAAGGTCGATGCCCTAAAAGGTTTGGAAGATAAAGCCCAAGCATATGGCGAAATTGCCCTACAAATTTGGAATTGGGCAGAAATGGGATATCAAGAAGAAAAAAGTGCTGCGCTATTGCAGGAAACCCTTTCCGATGCAGGTTTTACCGTTACGGAGGGCATCGCTGAAATTCCCACGGCCTTTGTAGCGGAATATGGAAAAGGAAGCCCTGTTATTGCCATTTTGGGAGAGTACGATGCCCTGCCGGGGCTGTCACAACAGGCCGTACCGGAAAAGAAATCCGCGGGAGGGGTTGCCGGACATGCCTGCGGCCATCATTTGTTTGGGACCGCTTCCGCCGGGGCCGCCATTGCCGTAAAGGATTGGTTGAAAGTTTCGGGCGCAAAGGGAACCATCCGTTTTTATGGCTGTCCCGCAGAAGAAGGTGGAGGTGCCAAAGTATATATGTCCAGGGAAGGGGTTTTTGATGATGTAGATGTTGCCCTGCATTGGCATCCCAGTTCCCAAAATGCTGCCAGTGCCGCTGCCGCATTGGCAAACATTTCTGCAAAATTCCGCTTTAAGGGAATCTCGGCACATGCCGCAGGGGCGCCACAAATGGGAAGGAGTGCCCTGGATGGTGTTGAGGCCATGAATATAATGGTCAATATGATGCGTGAGCATATTCCCCAGGAAGCGCGTATCCATTATGTGATTACGGATGGCGGTAAAGCGCCCAATGTTGTTCCGGATTTTGCCGAAGTATACTATTATGCAAGACACAACAGCAGGGATGTGGTTCGGGATATTTTTAATAGAATTGTAAAAGCAGGGGAAGGGGCTGCTTTAGGAACAGGTACAACAATGACGTTTGAAATTGTAAATGGGGTCCATGAATTACTTCCCAACCTGGTACTCCAAAAATTGGTCCATAGCAATTTGTCGTCAATAGGGGGCATTACCTATACTCCTGAGGAAAGGGCCTTTGCAGAGAAAATTGCCTTGAGCTTAGGGCAAAAAGAGCTCGATGAAATGGTTGCAATGGAAGTACAACCTTTTAAGGAAGTGGCCAGGGCCTATGGTTCCACCGATGTTGGTGACGTGAGTTTTGTGGTCCCAACGGTAGGTTTCGGTGCTGCAACATGGGTGCCCGGAACACCGGCACATAGTTGGCAGGCAGTGGCTTCCGGAGGCATGAGTATAGGAAAAAAAGGGATGATGGTGGCCTCAAAAACACTGACAGCCACGGCAATAGACTTGTTTTCCGATATCTCGTTGATTGAAAAGGCCAAAGCCGAGTTTGAAGAAAGAAGGGGTAGTGATTTTGTGTACGAGCCCCTTGTTGGTAATCGAGCACCGGCACTTGATTATAGAAAATGA
- a CDS encoding DUF3817 domain-containing protein: protein MLKAFRLTAILEGISYLLIFGLTMPLKYWAEIGEPNKIVGMAHGILFILFIVMAGVFCWERKWGLRRFLILFLASLLPFGTFYADKKYLRNAN, encoded by the coding sequence ATGCTAAAAGCCTTTCGTCTGACAGCCATTCTGGAAGGGATTTCCTATTTGCTGATATTTGGCCTCACCATGCCCTTAAAGTACTGGGCAGAAATTGGCGAACCCAATAAAATAGTAGGGATGGCCCATGGTATCCTTTTCATCCTTTTTATAGTTATGGCAGGTGTTTTTTGCTGGGAACGAAAATGGGGACTTAGAAGATTTTTAATACTCTTCCTGGCTTCCCTTCTCCCCTTTGGGACTTTTTATGCCGATAAGAAATATCTTAGAAACGCTAATTAG
- a CDS encoding NAD(P)/FAD-dependent oxidoreductase: MNIPQSSFKRVVIIGGGFAGIALAKKLSQQEFQVVLMDKNNYHTFQPLLYQVSTGGLEPDSIAYPIRKVLQGYPHFYFRLTEVTGIDSESNTVHTTIGDLRFDYLIVATGTRTNYFGNESIAKNSMAMKTIPQSLNLRSLILENFEQALLTDDLHEREALMNFVIVGGGPTGVELAGALAEIKKGILPKDYPDLDTRRAQINLVQGADRLLPAMSKIASKKAEDFLENLGVNVWKDIRVTGYDGKVATTDQDTSFETATLIWAAGVQAVTIKGLDAEKLLSRAKRLLVNEYNQVKGFEHIFAIGDVAEMVSEKYPNGHPMMAQPAIQQGRLLGENLVRLQQGKPLQPFTYRDKGSMATIGRNKAVADLPKFKFQGVFAWFVWMFVHLYFLIGFRNRLVVFINWVYNYVKFDREARLIIRPFKKTQI, from the coding sequence ATGAACATTCCTCAGTCCAGTTTTAAAAGGGTGGTTATTATTGGTGGTGGTTTTGCGGGAATTGCTTTGGCCAAAAAATTAAGCCAACAAGAGTTTCAGGTGGTGTTGATGGACAAAAACAACTATCATACCTTCCAACCGTTGTTGTATCAAGTATCAACCGGGGGCCTGGAGCCAGATTCCATTGCGTATCCCATTCGGAAGGTACTTCAGGGATATCCCCACTTTTATTTTCGTCTGACCGAGGTCACCGGTATAGATTCCGAGAGCAATACGGTCCACACCACCATAGGCGACTTGAGGTTTGATTATTTGATCGTGGCCACAGGAACACGGACCAATTATTTTGGTAATGAATCCATTGCCAAAAATAGTATGGCCATGAAAACTATTCCCCAATCACTGAATTTAAGAAGTCTTATCCTTGAGAATTTTGAACAGGCTTTGTTGACGGACGATCTTCATGAACGCGAAGCCCTGATGAACTTTGTCATTGTGGGTGGAGGACCAACCGGAGTTGAACTTGCAGGAGCTTTGGCCGAAATTAAAAAGGGAATCCTACCAAAGGACTACCCCGATCTGGATACACGAAGGGCCCAAATTAATTTAGTGCAAGGGGCCGATCGACTGTTGCCGGCCATGAGTAAAATTGCCTCCAAGAAAGCGGAGGACTTTTTGGAAAACCTGGGGGTAAATGTTTGGAAAGATATTCGAGTGACGGGGTATGATGGCAAAGTGGCCACGACCGATCAAGATACCAGCTTTGAAACGGCAACCTTAATTTGGGCGGCAGGCGTACAAGCGGTAACCATTAAGGGTTTGGATGCTGAAAAGCTTTTGTCCAGGGCAAAACGATTGTTGGTCAACGAATACAATCAAGTAAAGGGGTTTGAACATATCTTCGCTATTGGTGATGTTGCGGAAATGGTTTCCGAAAAATATCCCAATGGACATCCCATGATGGCCCAACCCGCCATACAACAAGGTAGGCTTTTAGGGGAAAATTTGGTACGGCTTCAACAAGGGAAACCGTTACAACCCTTTACCTATAGGGATAAGGGTAGCATGGCCACCATAGGAAGGAACAAGGCTGTGGCCGATTTGCCAAAATTCAAATTTCAAGGCGTTTTTGCCTGGTTTGTCTGGATGTTTGTCCACCTTTACTTTTTGATCGGTTTTCGAAATCGATTGGTGGTTTTCATTAATTGGGTATATAACTATGTGAAGTTTGATCGTGAGGCCCGATTGATTATAAGACCATTTAAGAAAACGCAGATTTAG
- a CDS encoding RNA polymerase sigma factor, producing the protein MNKELEHQFVTELENNQNIVHKVCSLYTHDRDSHNDLFQEITIQLWKAYPKFRGDSKFSTWMYRVALNTAITLYRKSKRRVATQDYDSVIFKIRADEYDDTQERQLKLMYNAVKQLGDIEKALVFLYLEDKNYTEISETLGITEVNARVKMNRVKNKLRTILNP; encoded by the coding sequence GTGAACAAGGAACTGGAACATCAATTTGTGACGGAGCTGGAGAACAACCAAAACATTGTTCACAAGGTATGCAGTCTTTATACCCATGACAGGGATTCCCATAATGACTTGTTCCAAGAAATCACCATCCAGCTTTGGAAAGCATACCCAAAATTTAGGGGAGATTCCAAATTTAGTACATGGATGTACCGTGTGGCATTGAATACGGCCATTACCTTATATCGCAAATCGAAAAGACGGGTCGCTACCCAAGATTACGATTCTGTAATTTTCAAGATAAGGGCAGACGAATATGATGATACACAAGAACGGCAACTAAAGTTGATGTACAATGCGGTAAAACAATTGGGAGATATTGAAAAAGCATTGGTTTTCCTGTATTTGGAAGATAAGAACTATACCGAAATTTCAGAAACCTTGGGTATTACGGAAGTAAACGCCAGGGTTAAAATGAATCGGGTAAAAAACAAACTAAGAACCATACTAAATCCTTAG